A window of the Cherax quadricarinatus isolate ZL_2023a chromosome 23, ASM3850222v1, whole genome shotgun sequence genome harbors these coding sequences:
- the LOC128685769 gene encoding NECAP-like protein CG9132 codes for MDDYESVLLVKSEVFVYKIPPRSTNRGYRAADWNLGDPDWTGRMRLVNRKNECIVKLEDKTTGELFAKCPIDKYPGVAIESVTDSSRYFVLRIQDEGGRAAFIGIGFGDRSDSFDLNVALQDHFKWVKKEEEAEKEKEEGKPSLDLGFKDGQTIKINMKITKKEGQEGINRPKPKGGSAGLGLLPPPPGGVKLAPPPGAAGTSPPSATSNLDILGDLSDAPSSPASLPGAASNTGESWGDFASAAIRPPPPSNPPSGGSGSGWVTF; via the exons ATGGATGACTACGAGAGCGTACTGCTTGTAAAATCAGAGGTTTTCGTGTACAAAATTCCACCGAGGTCCACTAACAGAGGCTACAG AGCAGCAGACTGGAATCTAGGTGATCCAGACTGGACAGGACGAATGCGACTCGTGAACAGAAAGAATGAATGTATTGTAAAACTAGAAGACAAGACAACAGGAGAACTGTTTGCCAAGTGTCCCATTGATAAATACCCAGGAGTGGCCATCGAATCTGTTACAGATTCTTCACGTTATTTTGTTCTTAGAATACAGGATGAAGGAG GAAGAGCGGCATTTATTGGGATAGGCTTTGGAGATAGGTCCGACAGCTTTGATTTAAATGTAGCCCTTCAAGATCACTTCAAATGGgtcaagaaagaagaagaagctgagaaagaaaaagaagaagggaagcccAGCCTTGATCTAGGTTTCAAGGATGGTCAGACAATTAAAATCAATATGAAAATAACA AAAAAGGAAGGCCAAGAAGGTATCAACCGCCCAAAACCCAAAGGAGGCTCTGCTGGTTTAGGACTCTTACCACCACCTCCAGGTGGAGTGAAGTTAGCGccacctccaggtgctgcaggtaCCTCTCCACCAAGTGCAACTAGTAATTTAGATATATTGGGAGATTTATCAGATGCGCCAAGCAGTCCTGCATCTCTTCCAGGAGCAGCAAGTAATACTGGTGAATCTTGGGGTGATTTTGCCAGTGCTGCCATCAGACCTCCACCCCCAAG TAACCCACCAAGTGGAGGATCTGGAAGTGGCTGGGTCACCTTTTAA